GGAGAGGGCCGCGGTCTTGTGGTTCATGGCGAGGATGGTCTCGCCCTCGGTGGTGCCGACCAGCACCTTGAAGCGCGGATCGGCTTGCAGCTGCGCCAGCGTTTCGGGCGCGGGATAGATCGGGAAGGCGTCCACGTCGCCAGCCATCATCGCCGCGAAGGCCGCCGTCGGGTCGCCGATGAAGCGGAAGGTTGCGGTCTTCAGCGCCGGCTTCGCGCCCCAATAGCCGTCGAAGGCGTCGAGCCGGATATGGTCGCCCTGTTTCCATTCACCGAATTGAAACGGGCCGGTGCCGACGGGATGGGTGGCGATGTCCTTGATATTCGCCTCGTCCACCATGACCGCGTCGCCCCAGGCCAGCTTGAAGGGAAAGCCGCCGTCCGGGGCCTTCAGCGTGATGCGGACGGTCTGCGGGTCCAGCGCCTCGACTGTCTCGATGCCCTCGAACAGGGCCTTCTGGGCGTTGGTGCTGTCGGGCGCGCGGGCGCGGTCCAGCGAAAAGATCACGTCCTGCGCGTCGAAACCGCTGCCGTCGTGAAAGCTGACGCCCGGGCGCAGGTGGAAGGTATAGGTCTTGCCGTCCGCCGTTTCCCAGCGTTCGGCGAGGCCGGGCTTGACGCTGCCATCGGGGCCGATGCGGGTCAGGCCCTCGAAGAGGTTCGCATAGACCACCTCGTCGATGGCGGCGGCGGCGCCTCCGGTCGGGTCGAGATTCGGCGGCTCCAGCACCATGGCCAGCGTGATCGCGTCCTGCGCGGCCATGGCCGGCGTGGCGAGAAGCGCGGCCGCGGCCGCCGCCTGCATCAATCTTGCGAACATCGTTCCCCCTCCGGCCGGTTTTCCGGGGCGCACATTCCGGGCAAAACGCCCGGCGATCAAGCCCGCTTCTCGGTCAGCTGCTGCGCGAGGCCCGCGAACATCAGCCAGAGCGAGGTCAAGAGAAGCCCCCAGCGCGCCACGCTTTGCGGGTGGAAATCGACCAGCACCGCCCAGACCGCGAAGCCGACCCAGGCCGCGCAGACCGGCAGCGAGATCAGCCGCCAGCGCTCGGTCCGCACCGGGTGGATGAACTTGACGTTGGTGAACATGGTCACCGCCAGCGCCACCACGATCAGCAGGATGACCCAGAAGTTCGGCTTGAGCGCGAAGAGCACCAGCACCACCATGTTCCAGCAGGCCGGAAAGCCGGCGAAGGAATTGTCCTTGGTCTTCATGCGGGTATCGACGAAATAGATCACGCTGCCATAGGTGATGGCGATGATGGCGATCCAGCCGGTCCAGCCGGGCAGCAGGCCCGACATGAAGAGCGCGTAAGCCGGGATGAAGACATAGGTCAGGTAGTCGATGATCAGGTCCATCAACACCCCGTCATAGGTCGGCCAGTTCTTCTTGACGTGGTAGCGGCGCGCCAGCGGGCCGTCGACGCCGTCGACGATCAGCGCGATCACCAGCCAGAAGAACATCTTCGACCATTCCGCATTGGCCGCGGCCAGCAAGGCAAGCATCGACAGGACCGCGCCGGTGGCGGTCAAGAGATGCACGGACAGGGCTTTGAGGCGGGAATTCATCCTATGCTTCTGTCACCGAACGGTCATGATCGCAAGTTCGTGATGGTTGCAGAGCCGCATTTCGCCCGGGGCGTGGTGCAGGACGGCGGCGCGCGGTCAGCGGACGAATTCTTCGGCCGCGTAGCCCTGCAGATACAGAAGCGCCGTCAGGTCGCCGTGGTTGATGCGCAGGTCGACCTGCGCCGCGACCACGGGCTTGGCATGCAGCGCGACGCCCATGCCCGCCAGTTGCAGCATGCCGAGGTCGTTGGCGCCGTCGCCCACCGCCAGCGCATCGGCCGGGGTCAGGCCGCGGGCGGCGGTGATCTGTTCCAGTGCCTCGACCTTGGCCTCGCGGCCCAGCACCGGCAGGCTGACATGGCCGGTCAGCACGCCTTCCTCGGCGAGCAGCGTGTTGGCGCGATGCTCGTCGAAGCCGAGCGCGGTCGAGACCGGGCCGGTGAAGACGGTGAAGCCGCCCGAGACCAGCGCGCTGTGGGCCCCCTGCGCCCGCATGGTCGCGACCAGGGTGCGCCCGCCGGGGGCCAGGGTGATGCGGCTGTCCAGCACCTCGCCGATGACCGATTCGGGCAGGCCGGCCAGCAGGCCGACGCGGGCGATCAGCGATTCGTGGAAGTTCAGCTCTCCGTTCATCGCGGCGGCGGTGATGGCGGCGACGCGTTCGCCGACGCCGGCGAAATCCGCGAGCTCGTCGATGCATTCCTGCTGGATCATGGTCGAATCCATGTCGGCGAGCAGCACCGCCTTGCGCCGGCCGCGCGTCGGCTGGACGGCCAGGTCGAAGCCCTGTACCTGAAGGCTTTCCCAGGCGTCCCAGAAATCGGCCGGCGGCGCCTCGACCGGGAATTCGGCGGCGATGCGGTCATCGAGCCAGATCGTGTGGCCGGCGTCCCAGCGGCTGCGCAGGGCATCGACCATGGCCGCGGTCAGGTCGGCGCGATCGGGGGCGGCAAGGACGGTGACGGTGAACATGGCTGCCCCTTCGGCGGTTCGTTTCGGCGGTCGTTCCGGGCAGCACTAGCCAAAGCGCGGCGGCGGATCAATCGGTCGGATTCGTGCCATGGATCTGTCGCATCCAGGGCTTGCAATTTCTTCTTGCGGGAATCCGTGCCGGGCTGTAGAGCCCTCCGTGGGACACGCCGCCCCAACGCGGCGCTATCTAGCTGGAAGGCTATTCAGAATGAGCATGACTGCTCCGGCCGCGCGTCCGGTCAATCCGCGCTTTTCCTCGGGCCCCTGCGCCAAGATCCCCCAATTTTCGCTGGACATGCTTGCCGATGCGCCGCTGGGCCGTTCGCATCGTGCCGCCGTGGGCAAGGCCAAGCTGGCCGAAGCCATCGAGTTGACCCGCGCGGTCCTGGACGTGCCGGCCGATTACCGCATCGGCATCGTGCCGGCCTCGGACACCGGCGCGGTCGAGATGGCGCTGTGGTCGCTCTTGGGCGCGCGCAAGGTCGAGATGCTGGCCTGGGAAAGCTTCGGCGAGGGCTGGGTCACCGACGTGGTCAAGCAGCTGAAGCTGGATGCGGTGGTCCGCAAGGCCGATTACGGCAAGATCGTGGATTTCGCCGAGGTCGATTTCGACAATGACGTGGTCTTCACCTGGAACGGCACCACCTCGGGCGTGCGGGTGCCGAACGGCGACGCCATTCCGGCCGACCGCGCCGGGCTGACCATCTGCGACGCGACCTCGGCCGCCTTCGCGATGGAGCTGCCCTTCGACAAGCTCGACGTGGTGACCTTCAGCTGGCAGAAGGTGCTGGGCGGCGAGGGTGCGCATGGCATCCTGATCCTGAGCCCGCGCGCCGTCGAGCGGCTGGAGAGCCATACCCCCGCCTGGCCGCTGCCGAAGATCTTCCGCATGACCAAGGGCGGCAAGCTGATCGAGGGCATCTTCAAGGGCGAGACCATCAACACGCCCTCGATGCTGTGTGTCGAGGATTACCTGGTGGCGCTGAAATGGGCGCAAGCCCTGGGCGGCCGCAAGGCGCTGATCGCGCGGGCCGAGGCCAATGCCAGGGCCGTGCGCGACTTCATCGCCACCCGCGACTGGATCGCCGACCTGGCCGAGGATCCGGCCACCGCCTCGACCACCTCGGTCTGCCTGAAATTCACCGATCCGCGCATCAAGGACGGCGCGGCTTTCGCCAAGGCCGTCGCCAAGCGGCTGGAGAAGGAAGGCGTGGCGCTGGACGCCGGCGCGTATCGCGATGCACCCCCCGGGCTGCGCATCTGGTGCGGCTCGACCGTCGAGGCCTCGGATGTGGCGGCGCTGATGCCCTGGATCGAGTATGCCTTCGAGGCCGAGATCGAGGCGCAGGCCGCCCTGGCCTGACCTGCCGGACCGGGGCTCTGCCCCGGACCCCGGGATATTTGGACAAGAAAGAAACATCGCGCGGGGCCGGCGGGGCCCCGGCTGTTCCCGCATATCCAAGAGGATAGAGAAGATGCCCAAGGTTCTTGTTTCGGACAAGCTGTCGGAAACCGCC
This portion of the Paracoccus sp. N5 genome encodes:
- a CDS encoding ABC transporter substrate-binding protein, whose product is MFARLMQAAAAAALLATPAMAAQDAITLAMVLEPPNLDPTGGAAAAIDEVVYANLFEGLTRIGPDGSVKPGLAERWETADGKTYTFHLRPGVSFHDGSGFDAQDVIFSLDRARAPDSTNAQKALFEGIETVEALDPQTVRITLKAPDGGFPFKLAWGDAVMVDEANIKDIATHPVGTGPFQFGEWKQGDHIRLDAFDGYWGAKPALKTATFRFIGDPTAAFAAMMAGDVDAFPIYPAPETLAQLQADPRFKVLVGTTEGETILAMNHKTAALSDKRVREAIAHAVNRQELIDGAMFGYGTPIGTHFAPHNPDYLDLTAQSQYDPALSKKLLAEAGAENLTLRLALPPTPYARRGGEILAAELRAVGIQTTTTNMEWAQWLEQVFKNADYDLTIISHVEPMDIGIYGREGYYFNYANPDFNAVMAQLDAATDPAERATLLKQAQKIIAEDYANAYLFQLAKTGVAKAEIEGLWENAPMPANDLTAVHWRD
- a CDS encoding CDP-alcohol phosphatidyltransferase family protein; this translates as MNSRLKALSVHLLTATGAVLSMLALLAAANAEWSKMFFWLVIALIVDGVDGPLARRYHVKKNWPTYDGVLMDLIIDYLTYVFIPAYALFMSGLLPGWTGWIAIIAITYGSVIYFVDTRMKTKDNSFAGFPACWNMVVLVLFALKPNFWVILLIVVALAVTMFTNVKFIHPVRTERWRLISLPVCAAWVGFAVWAVLVDFHPQSVARWGLLLTSLWLMFAGLAQQLTEKRA
- the serB gene encoding phosphoserine phosphatase SerB; amino-acid sequence: MFTVTVLAAPDRADLTAAMVDALRSRWDAGHTIWLDDRIAAEFPVEAPPADFWDAWESLQVQGFDLAVQPTRGRRKAVLLADMDSTMIQQECIDELADFAGVGERVAAITAAAMNGELNFHESLIARVGLLAGLPESVIGEVLDSRITLAPGGRTLVATMRAQGAHSALVSGGFTVFTGPVSTALGFDEHRANTLLAEEGVLTGHVSLPVLGREAKVEALEQITAARGLTPADALAVGDGANDLGMLQLAGMGVALHAKPVVAAQVDLRINHGDLTALLYLQGYAAEEFVR
- a CDS encoding phosphoserine transaminase → MSMTAPAARPVNPRFSSGPCAKIPQFSLDMLADAPLGRSHRAAVGKAKLAEAIELTRAVLDVPADYRIGIVPASDTGAVEMALWSLLGARKVEMLAWESFGEGWVTDVVKQLKLDAVVRKADYGKIVDFAEVDFDNDVVFTWNGTTSGVRVPNGDAIPADRAGLTICDATSAAFAMELPFDKLDVVTFSWQKVLGGEGAHGILILSPRAVERLESHTPAWPLPKIFRMTKGGKLIEGIFKGETINTPSMLCVEDYLVALKWAQALGGRKALIARAEANARAVRDFIATRDWIADLAEDPATASTTSVCLKFTDPRIKDGAAFAKAVAKRLEKEGVALDAGAYRDAPPGLRIWCGSTVEASDVAALMPWIEYAFEAEIEAQAALA